The Falco peregrinus isolate bFalPer1 chromosome 1, bFalPer1.pri, whole genome shotgun sequence genome has a window encoding:
- the ADAM8 gene encoding disintegrin and metalloproteinase domain-containing protein 8, with protein MAPALALRRRLLLPPLLPLLLLLLLLPLLPLPHGAAARLEEKLAHVEKYETVMPRKVTDPRGKRDLPVRPSIYPDHILYSVRAEGRDYLLRLEKNKELLGQHYTETHYLADGTEITEKPNIQDHCFYQGHVQGHANSAASISTCGGLSGFFRVNETTFLLEPLEEDAAGWHAVYRAAHLRGKRGTCQESGATLEYDHEPKIPAAMKLYRWKSAPLRKGPRYVELVLVVDNEEFRKHKDLRTVQNRMKEIVNHVDKLYQPLRLRVALIGLEVWSHKDKIMVSPNPEVTLDNFLHWREAELLRRKPHDNAQLITGIDFHGTTVGLAKKLVMCTRDSGGVNQDHSTNPIGAASTMAHEMGHNLGMSHDEDVAGCRCPVPKADGGCVMAASVGVVYPKLFSRCSEQDMWQFLGDPRTSCLLNVPRADELYGGPVCGNQFVERGEQCDCGTPEECSDRCCNATTCQLREGAECAQGDCCQDCKVKDAGVLCRASKNDCDLPEHCTGLSAECPEDVFQENGISCQNGNGYCYNGACPSHGEQCRTLWGTEAQVAPDVCFKHNSEQHLHLHCLTEYGKRPCSPKDVKCGTLLCLSDNTSPVLGGGSYSLFFGRFKCKAVIAGNDANEVVAKLRLVPTGAKCGEEMVCYAGRCQNLLVYGNKNCSAKCNNHGVCNHKRECHCEPGWAAPYCEQKISGVVAGSSSVALAAALAVLVLAGITLGSGVVLFRGRGTKLFQKGTPSGPAAGLANPLFHEGGRMRPPRRQLSHRDIGPPNLLSSTAAPQAARPLRPCRPAPQPPAPVPQMTSPATPVPQMTSPAPPGWPLQQVKPKPPSKPLPALKSKEPSRGEGPPGPSLPRSLLTPPSVFQQGVPLKVALKPSPARR; from the exons ATGGCCCCGGCGCTCGCCCTGCGCCGCCGGCTcctgctgccgccgctgctgccgctgctgctgctgctgctgctgctgccgctgctgccgctgccccaCG gtgctgctgccaggctggaggagaagctTGCCCACGTCGAGAAGTACGAGACAGTGATGCCACGCAAGGTGACAGATCCTCGGGGGAAGAGGGACCTCCCTGTGCGACCG AGCATCTACCCGGACCACATCCTCTACAGTGTCCGTGCTGAAGGCAGGGACTACCTCCTGCGGCTGGAGAAGAACAA GGAGCTTCTGGGACAGCATTACACCGAGACGCACTACTTGGCTGATGGCACGGAGATCACAGAGAAGCCAAATATTCAG GATCATTGCTTTTATCAGGGCCACGTGCAAGGACATGCCAACTCAGCAGCGAGCATCAGCACCTGTGGTGGGCTCAG TGGGTTTTTCCGGGTGAATGAAACCACCTTCCTGCTGGAGCCCTTGGAGGAGGATGCGGCTGGCTGGCACGCAGTGTACAGAGCAGCTCACCTGCGGGGGAAGCGCGGCACGTGCCAGGAGTCCGGTGCCACCCTGGAATATGACCATGAACCAAAAATTCCCGCAGCCATGAAGCTCTACCGCTGG aaatCAGCTCCGTTACGGAAAGGTCCCCGATATGTGGAGCTGGTCCTGGTCGTGGACAACGAGGAG TTCCGAAAACACAAGGACTTGCGCACAGTACAGAACCGCATGAAGGAAATCGTGAACCACGTCGACAAG CTTTATCAGCCTCTTCGCCTGCGGGTGGCCTTGATTGGCTTGGAGGTGTGGAGCCACAAGGACAAAATCATGGTCAGTCCCAACCCAGAGGTGACACTGGACAACTTTCTCCACTGGcgggaggcagagctgctgcggAGGAAGCCACATGACAATGCCCAGCTGATCAC GGGCATAGACTTCCACGGCACAACCGTAGGGCTCGCCAAGAAGCTTGTGATGTGCACCAGGGACTCAGGCGGTGTCAACCAG GACCACAGCACAAATCCTATCGGTGCTGCATCCACCATGGCTCATGAGATGGGACACAACCTGGGGATGTCTCATGACGAAGATGTTGCTGGCTGCCGCTGTCCAGTCCCCAAAGCAGATGGAGGTTGTGTCATGGCGGCAAGTGTTGG CGTGGTTTACCCCAAGCTCTTCAGCCGCTGCAGCGAGCAGGACATGTGGCAGTTCCTCGGGGACCCCAGGACCAGCTGCCTGCTGAATGTCCCCAGGGCGGATGAGCTGTATGGGGGGCCGGTGTGTGGGAACCAGTTTGTGGAGCGGGGAGAGCAGTGTGACTGCGGCACGCCAGAG GAGTGCTCCGACCGCTGCTGCAATGCCACCACTTGCCAGCTGAGAGAGGGAGCAGAGTGTGCCCAGGGGGACTGCTGCCAGGACTGCAAG GTGAAGGATGCCGGTGTGCTCTGCCGGGCCAGCAAGAATGACTGCGACCTGCCTGAGCACTGCACTGGCCTCAGCGCCGAGTGCCCAGAGGATGTCTTCCAGGAGAACGGCATCTCCTGCCAGAATGGCAACGGCTACTGCTACAACGGGGCCTGCCCCTCACATGGCGAGCAGTGCCGCACACTCTGGGGCACAG AGGCCCAGGTGGCTCCTGATGTCTGCTTTAAGCACAACAGCGAGCAGCACCTTCACCTCCACTGCCTCACCGAGTATGGGAAGCGACCCTGCAGCCCCAA ggATGTGAAGTGCGGCACACTGCTGTGCCTGAGTGACAACACCAGCCCCGTCCTCGGCGGTGGCTCCTACTCCCTCTTCTTTGGCCGCTTCAAGTGCAAGGCGGTCATTGCTGGCAACGATGCCAACGAGGTGGTGGCCAAGCTCAGGCTGGTGCCCACCGGCGCCAAGTGCGGAGAGGAGATG GTCTGCTACGCCGGACGCTGCCAGAACCTCCTGGTCTACGGCAACAAGAACTGCTCGGCCAAGTGCAACAACCATGGG GTGTGCAACCACAAGCGGGAGTGTCACTGCGAGCCGGGCTGGGCAGCGCCTTACTGTGAGCAGAAGATTTCAGGGGTGGTGGCAG GGAGCAGCAGCGTGGCCCTGGCAGCTgcgctggctgtgctggtgctcGCCGGCATCACGCTCGGCAGTGGCGTTGTGCTCTTCAGAGGCAGGGGGACGAAGCTCTTCCAGAAAGG GACCCCCAGCGGGCCTGCTGCAGGTCTTGCCAACCCACTCTTCCACGAGGGCGGCCGGatgcgccccccccgccgccagctGTCCCACCGTGACATCGGGCCCCCCAACCTGCTTAGCAGTACGGCAGCCCCACAGGCCGCCCGCCCGCTCAGGCCGTGCCGCCCAGCCCCACAG CCACCGGCACCAGTGCCCCAGATGACATCTCCAGCGACACCAGTGCCCCAGATGACATCTCCAGCCCCTCCAGGATGGCCCCTGCAG CAGGTGAAGCCAAAGCCACCCAGCAAGCCTCTCCCGGCACTGAAGAGCAAGGAGCCGAGCCGTGGTGAAGGGCCCCCAGGACCATCACTCCCTCGCTCCCTGCTGACACCTCCCTCAGTCTTTCAGCAGGGTGTCCCCCTGAAGGTGGCCCTGAAGCCGTCCCCGGCCAGGAGGTGA